From Woronichinia naegeliana WA131, the proteins below share one genomic window:
- a CDS encoding heme-copper oxidase subunit III, with protein sequence MTNSLEPIEKDNLSFGFPLFLLSESIIFVSFFVTYTILRLKNPLWFPPGVSGLDIPRAALNTVILVTSSGVIYWAEKALKRHRLIRFRRLWLLTALMGIIFLIFQAMEWQNMPFGISDGAAGATFYLLTGFHGLHVLTGVILLLFMYRRSLIPDNYVGGHGGVGAVSLFWHFVDVIWIILFVLLYLWPQG encoded by the coding sequence ATGACAAATTCCCTTGAACCCATTGAAAAGGATAATTTATCTTTTGGTTTTCCCCTTTTTCTCTTGTCCGAAAGCATTATTTTTGTCAGCTTTTTTGTTACCTATACTATTTTACGTCTGAAAAATCCGCTCTGGTTTCCGCCTGGGGTTTCTGGTTTAGATATTCCTAGAGCCGCGCTGAATACGGTGATTTTAGTTACCAGTAGTGGTGTGATTTACTGGGCTGAAAAAGCCCTAAAACGGCATCGCTTAATTCGATTTCGACGACTATGGTTATTAACGGCTTTGATGGGAATCATTTTTCTCATTTTTCAAGCAATGGAATGGCAAAATATGCCCTTCGGAATAAGTGATGGAGCAGCAGGAGCGACTTTTTATCTCTTGACTGGCTTTCATGGTTTGCACGTTTTAACGGGCGTTATTTTATTGTTGTTCATGTATCGGCGATCGCTGATTCCAGATAATTATGTGGGAGGTCATGGAGGCGTGGGGGCCGTGTCGTTATTCTGGCATTTTGTTGATGTAATTTGGATTATTTTATTTGTCCTATTATATCTCTGGCCGCAAGGCTAA